One window of Staphylococcus chromogenes genomic DNA carries:
- the panB gene encoding 3-methyl-2-oxobutanoate hydroxymethyltransferase — MKTLSQLQQMKRDKEKITMVTAYDYPSAKQVEAAEIDIILVGDSLGMTVLGYESTVDVTLEDMLHHSRAVRRGAPNTFVVVDMPFGSVGIDAATDIRHAVRLYQQSHGNALKVEGAHLTPFIQQATQMGIPIVSHLGLTPQSVGILGYKMQGATKAAATQLIEDAKAVEQAGAVALVLEAIPSDLAKVITEQLSIPVIGIGAGKNTDGQVLVYHDMLNYGVDRHAKFVKQYGDFSTGIDALKHYHQEVKAGDFPSDAYMYQKQIMGEFND, encoded by the coding sequence TTGAAAACATTAAGTCAGTTACAACAGATGAAACGAGATAAAGAAAAAATCACGATGGTGACGGCCTATGATTATCCGAGCGCTAAACAAGTGGAAGCGGCTGAAATCGATATCATTTTAGTTGGAGATTCGCTCGGTATGACGGTACTCGGCTATGAAAGTACGGTAGATGTGACATTGGAGGATATGTTGCATCATAGTCGCGCGGTGAGACGTGGGGCGCCAAACACCTTTGTTGTGGTAGACATGCCTTTTGGTTCTGTTGGAATAGACGCTGCGACAGATATCCGTCACGCGGTACGCCTCTATCAACAAAGTCATGGCAACGCTCTCAAAGTGGAAGGCGCACATTTAACCCCATTCATTCAACAAGCGACACAAATGGGGATTCCAATCGTGTCACATCTTGGATTAACACCACAAAGTGTCGGAATTTTAGGGTACAAAATGCAAGGGGCCACAAAAGCCGCAGCGACACAACTGATTGAGGACGCTAAAGCAGTAGAACAAGCAGGAGCCGTTGCACTTGTGCTTGAAGCGATTCCGAGCGATTTGGCTAAAGTCATCACAGAGCAGTTGTCGATTCCAGTGATAGGCATTGGTGCAGGGAAAAATACAGACGGCCAAGTACTCGTCTATCATGACATGTTAAATTATGGCGTTGACCGCCACGCGAAATTCGTTAAACAATATGGTGATTTTTCAACGGGCATTGATGCGTTAAAACATTATCATCAAGAAGTCAAAGCAGGCGATTTTCCATCAGATGCCTACATGTATCAAAAACAAATTATGGGTGAATTCAATGACTAA
- the panC gene encoding pantoate--beta-alanine ligase, with product MTKVITTIQEMQKLTTRLRLEGKSIGFVPTMGALHEGHLTMMRQSIEYNDITVISVFVNPLQFGPNEDFDAYPRQIDQDVAAAQKIGVDYVFYPSVEEMYPHSLEITLNVGRLASVLEGAKRPGHFEGVVTVVNKLFNIVQPHVAYFGKKDAQQLAIIEQMVKEMNHPIVIQGVDIVRERDGLARSSRNVYLTEDERQQAPHLYKSLQLANTLYKDGERQSDIIIEKVTEYLKTHTDGAIEEVAVYSYPELVQQTRISGQIFISLAVKFSKARLIDNIIIGDEEK from the coding sequence ATGACTAAAGTAATAACAACGATTCAAGAAATGCAAAAATTAACGACTCGATTGCGTTTAGAAGGGAAAAGTATTGGCTTTGTGCCAACGATGGGGGCGCTTCATGAAGGTCACTTAACAATGATGCGTCAGTCCATTGAATATAACGATATCACGGTCATCAGTGTTTTTGTTAATCCCTTACAATTTGGTCCAAATGAAGATTTCGACGCCTATCCGAGACAAATCGATCAAGATGTGGCAGCCGCACAAAAAATCGGTGTCGATTATGTTTTTTATCCAAGTGTCGAAGAGATGTACCCTCACTCATTAGAAATTACTTTAAATGTAGGACGACTGGCTTCCGTGTTAGAAGGGGCAAAGCGACCGGGACATTTTGAGGGTGTGGTGACGGTGGTCAATAAACTCTTCAACATTGTTCAACCCCATGTAGCGTATTTCGGAAAAAAAGATGCACAACAGTTGGCCATCATTGAACAAATGGTCAAAGAAATGAACCACCCTATTGTTATTCAAGGTGTCGACATTGTACGTGAACGTGACGGACTTGCGAGAAGTTCGAGAAATGTTTATTTAACCGAAGACGAGCGCCAACAAGCCCCGCATCTATACAAAAGTTTACAACTCGCGAATACATTATATAAAGATGGAGAACGTCAAAGTGACATCATCATTGAGAAAGTGACAGAATATCTCAAAACCCATACAGATGGTGCCATTGAAGAAGTAGCAGTCTACAGTTATCCAGAGTTAGTACAACAAACCCGTATTTCTGGTCAGATTTTCATCTCTTTAGCTGTAAAATTTTCTAAAGCACGTTTAATAGATAATATTATTATTGGAGATGAAGAAAAATGA
- a CDS encoding DMT family transporter: protein MAWLILILAGAFEMLGVVFMNMYAVQKKKWAILAVALTFVLSFSTLSLALQSIPMSTGYAVWTGIGAVGGALVGILFYGESKNALRLACIFVILACTIGLKLLS from the coding sequence ATGGCTTGGCTCATATTGATTTTAGCAGGAGCATTTGAGATGCTAGGTGTCGTTTTTATGAATATGTATGCCGTACAAAAGAAAAAGTGGGCAATTTTAGCGGTCGCGCTTACTTTTGTGCTTAGTTTTTCAACTTTGTCGTTGGCACTTCAATCTATTCCGATGAGTACGGGGTATGCTGTATGGACTGGAATTGGAGCTGTTGGAGGCGCCTTAGTCGGGATTTTGTTTTATGGTGAAAGTAAAAATGCACTCCGTTTAGCGTGTATTTTTGTCATTTTAGCGTGCACGATAGGTTTAAAATTATTAAGTTAA
- the panD gene encoding aspartate 1-decarboxylase — translation MIRTMMNSKIHRARVTESNLNYVGSITIDQDILDAVDILPNEKVAIVNNNNGARFETYVIAGKRGGGQICLNGAASRLVEVGDVVIIMTYVQLDENELLTHSPKVAVMNENNEIEQMITEKEQTVIV, via the coding sequence ATGATAAGAACAATGATGAACAGTAAAATTCATCGTGCGCGCGTGACAGAATCAAACTTAAATTATGTCGGGAGCATCACGATTGATCAAGATATATTGGATGCGGTGGATATTTTGCCTAATGAAAAAGTAGCAATCGTGAACAACAATAATGGTGCGCGATTTGAAACCTATGTCATCGCTGGCAAAAGAGGTGGCGGGCAAATTTGTTTAAATGGTGCCGCGTCTCGACTGGTAGAAGTTGGAGATGTCGTAATTATTATGACGTATGTGCAACTAGATGAAAACGAGTTATTGACACATTCTCCAAAAGTCGCTGTAATGAATGAAAACAATGAAATTGAACAAATGATTACAGAAAAAGAACAAACAGTAATTGTATAA
- a CDS encoding oxidoreductase: protein MTTLAIIGPGAVGTSLAHALENCPLDVDLLGRRDETLTFHEYATSKTHTIKVKALQNAKKRYDWLMIAVKTTQLDAILPDITRLIHPNTRIILAQNGYGQHQKFSHPHVYPAVVYISGQKEAQQVTHFRDYRLLIQQNPSTQALQDIVKPSQLDLRLESDIDTHIWYKLLVNLGINSVTALARETAKVLQDDAMTELCRHLIEEGRQVAQAEGIDFAPSLVEDIMHIYAGYPDDMGTSMYYDLMHQRPLEVENIQGYLYQCAIKHQLNTPHLAMAYTLLHYEHQKAQTSI, encoded by the coding sequence ATGACTACTTTAGCAATTATTGGTCCTGGCGCAGTGGGCACCTCCCTCGCACATGCGCTCGAAAATTGCCCGCTAGACGTTGATCTTTTAGGGCGACGCGATGAAACACTTACTTTTCATGAGTACGCCACCTCAAAAACACATACCATCAAAGTGAAAGCACTTCAAAATGCGAAAAAACGTTATGATTGGCTGATGATTGCGGTTAAAACGACACAACTGGATGCGATTTTACCTGATATTACGCGTTTGATTCATCCAAATACACGAATTATCCTTGCGCAAAATGGCTATGGACAACATCAAAAATTCTCGCACCCTCATGTCTATCCTGCCGTCGTTTATATTAGTGGACAAAAAGAGGCGCAACAAGTCACCCATTTTCGTGACTACCGCCTTCTTATCCAACAAAATCCTTCAACACAAGCACTTCAAGATATCGTGAAACCTTCCCAATTGGATTTGCGACTTGAATCTGATATTGACACTCACATCTGGTACAAATTACTTGTCAATTTAGGTATTAACTCCGTCACCGCATTAGCAAGAGAGACCGCCAAAGTACTCCAAGATGATGCTATGACAGAGTTGTGTCGTCATTTAATAGAAGAAGGGCGACAAGTAGCACAGGCAGAAGGCATTGATTTTGCGCCATCTTTAGTTGAGGACATCATGCACATCTATGCTGGATATCCTGATGATATGGGAACAAGTATGTACTATGATTTAATGCATCAACGCCCTTTAGAAGTTGAAAATATTCAAGGGTATCTTTATCAGTGTGCGATTAAGCATCAATTAAACACACCGCATCTCGCAATGGCTTATACACTTTTACATTACGAACATCAAAAAGCACAAACGTCTATTTAA
- a CDS encoding carboxylesterase family protein, with the protein MVYVHTDLGTIKGVANEHYEAFKGIPYAAPPIGEYRFKKAQPFAQSLEGFEAVKFSAVPIQPPNSLESFFNVQTTHYNQDEDCLTLNIWRPKQTTASDRLPVIVYFYGGSFVNGHSALDLYDPASIVSQQRVIVVTLNYRLGALGFLDWSTLHPDWENNLGLSDQHCALQWVTHHITDFGGDPQCITAMGQSAGAMSVQALLLHPTSRKMIHRAILLSGALQWMPPQEASVKAQEFKSIKKTLYPNIPWLALSASQILILMEKLQAKYGKSKGLEFLYAPIKTDAFEDDFSNLRLPVLISQTQSEGDIYIKSENRTLDPQQFQKVARRTHVDVPHAIDIQTAQQQRDWITKHYFHRPIYTLTQALARYTATWSTTFTWCRPEHPYYASSYHILDVPFWFGRLEILAAHSLTLKDKEWQLSHEMIQDMCTFAKTGKCNWIGTKHYH; encoded by the coding sequence TTGGTTTATGTTCACACTGACTTGGGCACAATTAAAGGCGTTGCTAATGAGCATTATGAAGCCTTTAAAGGGATTCCATATGCAGCGCCTCCTATCGGTGAATACCGTTTTAAGAAAGCCCAGCCTTTCGCTCAAAGTTTAGAGGGCTTTGAAGCTGTGAAATTCAGTGCTGTCCCTATTCAACCCCCTAACAGTTTAGAAAGTTTTTTTAATGTCCAGACAACACATTACAACCAAGATGAAGATTGCTTAACCTTAAACATTTGGCGTCCTAAACAAACTACAGCGTCAGATCGACTCCCTGTCATTGTCTATTTTTATGGGGGCAGTTTCGTCAATGGACATAGCGCACTTGATTTGTATGACCCTGCGTCGATTGTGTCACAACAACGTGTTATTGTCGTGACATTGAATTACCGTTTAGGCGCGCTTGGATTTTTAGATTGGTCAACTTTACATCCAGATTGGGAAAATAACTTAGGCCTCTCTGATCAACACTGCGCGCTCCAATGGGTCACGCATCACATCACTGACTTTGGCGGAGACCCTCAGTGCATCACGGCGATGGGCCAGTCTGCCGGAGCGATGAGTGTACAAGCGCTTCTGTTACATCCGACTTCTCGGAAAATGATACATCGCGCCATTTTATTGAGTGGTGCGCTCCAGTGGATGCCCCCTCAAGAAGCAAGCGTGAAAGCTCAAGAGTTCAAAAGCATAAAAAAAACATTGTATCCCAACATCCCATGGTTAGCGTTAAGTGCGTCTCAAATATTAATCCTTATGGAAAAGCTTCAAGCAAAGTATGGCAAATCAAAAGGCCTTGAATTTTTATATGCCCCGATTAAAACCGATGCATTTGAAGACGATTTTTCAAATTTAAGACTGCCGGTACTTATTAGTCAAACACAATCTGAAGGCGATATTTATATTAAATCAGAAAATCGTACGTTGGATCCCCAACAATTTCAAAAAGTGGCACGACGAACGCATGTAGACGTCCCTCACGCTATTGACATCCAAACCGCACAACAACAAAGGGACTGGATTACAAAGCATTATTTTCATCGCCCTATCTATACTTTGACACAAGCACTAGCACGCTACACCGCTACTTGGTCGACTACATTTACTTGGTGTCGCCCGGAACATCCGTACTATGCGAGTAGTTACCACATTTTAGACGTCCCCTTTTGGTTCGGGCGTCTTGAAATTTTAGCCGCCCATAGCCTCACACTAAAAGATAAAGAGTGGCAGTTAAGTCATGAGATGATACAAGACATGTGTACATTTGCTAAAACTGGAAAATGTAATTGGATAGGCACAAAACACTATCATTAG
- a CDS encoding pyruvate, water dikinase regulatory protein, whose translation MTEKQLTIFVVSDSIGETAQRMIHAVISQFPDLTQIEIKKFSFIKNEDELLNVLKLAETKGAIVVTTLVTEEYNAAGQAYAKAHGIPYVDYMSPLMALIEEKTHLEPAKETGRIRKLDDDYFKRIDAIEYSVKYDDGKHFTDIGEADALIVGVSRTSKTPLSMYLANKGYKIANIPLVPEVGIPEDVFKHRNLKVFGLTASPQYIMNIRTERVKVLGMKGKANYNDLERIKKELAYAEEVFERLNATVINTEYRSIEESAFYIEKFLQ comes from the coding sequence GTGACAGAAAAGCAACTTACCATTTTTGTGGTGTCGGACTCGATTGGAGAAACGGCACAACGCATGATTCATGCGGTCATCAGCCAGTTTCCAGATTTAACGCAAATTGAAATTAAGAAGTTTTCTTTTATCAAAAATGAAGACGAATTGTTAAATGTCTTAAAGCTAGCGGAAACAAAAGGAGCCATTGTTGTCACAACACTCGTGACGGAAGAGTACAACGCTGCAGGGCAAGCCTATGCGAAAGCGCATGGCATTCCGTACGTCGATTACATGTCCCCCCTCATGGCATTAATTGAAGAGAAAACACATTTAGAACCTGCAAAAGAAACAGGACGAATTCGTAAGCTCGATGACGATTATTTTAAACGTATCGATGCCATCGAATACTCCGTGAAGTACGATGACGGCAAACATTTTACGGACATCGGTGAAGCGGATGCGCTGATTGTTGGGGTCTCACGCACATCTAAAACTCCACTCAGCATGTACTTAGCCAATAAAGGATATAAAATCGCGAATATTCCCCTCGTGCCAGAGGTGGGCATTCCAGAAGATGTGTTTAAACATCGAAACTTAAAAGTGTTTGGTTTAACTGCCAGTCCCCAATACATCATGAATATCCGCACAGAACGCGTGAAAGTATTGGGCATGAAAGGCAAAGCCAACTACAATGATCTCGAACGTATCAAAAAAGAACTTGCTTATGCCGAGGAAGTTTTTGAAAGATTGAACGCAACCGTCATCAATACGGAATATCGTTCAATCGAAGAGTCCGCATTTTACATTGAAAAATTTCTACAATAA
- a CDS encoding DUF5079 family protein, giving the protein MRRYYEKDSFNNIKMNVLSALRYLLVNLFVGYMQLVSTSVGYILGNAYTHWDLFDYWLWVQLAIFISFLGLVLFCINEFHIIVNDAKASLNILAVLLKLFSIGLIIYQFNCT; this is encoded by the coding sequence GTGCGCCGTTATTATGAAAAAGATAGTTTCAACAATATCAAAATGAACGTACTCTCAGCGTTGAGGTACTTATTAGTTAATTTATTTGTGGGTTATATGCAATTAGTTTCTACTTCTGTGGGCTACATATTAGGCAATGCATATACACATTGGGACTTATTTGATTATTGGCTTTGGGTCCAATTAGCCATATTTATTTCATTTTTGGGTCTCGTACTTTTTTGTATCAATGAGTTTCATATTATTGTCAATGATGCGAAAGCAAGTCTAAATATTTTAGCGGTTTTATTAAAGTTATTTAGTATTGGGCTAATAATATATCAGTTTAACTGCACCTAA
- a CDS encoding NAD-dependent epimerase/dehydratase family protein, which translates to MANVFVTGATGLIGTRLTERLVQEGHHVAGFTTSERGRQKLEHLGAEGFIGNILDKSTIEAAISRFQPDVIMHQITDLKNVDMVANTKVRIEGTRHLVDVAEKYGVTHIISQSLAFMYAPGETLADENTPLDTVSEGERKITVDGVIGVEEESARLPHFVVLRYGMMYGPGTWFGKDGMIYNQFKEGKVTQSKGITSFVHIDDTVEAAVHALTLPSGIYNVVDDEPVDGETWAQWYAQQLKVAPEIEYTEAAPFERGASNSKYKTQEGTLRYPSWKDGMRDLS; encoded by the coding sequence ATGGCAAATGTATTTGTGACAGGCGCAACAGGTCTCATCGGCACCCGTTTAACCGAACGTTTAGTTCAAGAGGGACATCATGTGGCCGGCTTTACAACGTCAGAACGTGGAAGACAAAAATTAGAACACCTCGGCGCTGAAGGCTTTATAGGTAATATTCTTGATAAATCGACCATTGAAGCGGCCATTTCACGATTTCAACCCGATGTTATTATGCATCAAATTACAGACTTGAAAAATGTGGACATGGTTGCAAATACAAAAGTACGCATCGAAGGCACACGTCACCTTGTAGATGTGGCTGAAAAATATGGGGTGACGCACATCATTTCCCAAAGTTTAGCGTTTATGTATGCCCCTGGGGAAACACTCGCTGACGAAAACACGCCTCTAGATACAGTATCAGAGGGAGAGCGTAAAATTACCGTTGACGGTGTCATTGGCGTCGAAGAAGAAAGTGCACGTTTACCTCATTTCGTCGTTCTGCGCTACGGGATGATGTATGGGCCCGGCACATGGTTTGGAAAAGACGGTATGATTTACAACCAATTTAAAGAAGGTAAAGTCACTCAATCAAAAGGTATAACCTCATTTGTTCATATCGATGATACAGTCGAAGCGGCCGTTCATGCTTTGACCCTGCCATCAGGAATTTACAATGTGGTCGATGATGAACCAGTAGATGGCGAAACGTGGGCACAATGGTACGCCCAACAACTCAAAGTCGCCCCCGAAATAGAGTACACAGAAGCAGCACCATTTGAACGTGGCGCCTCCAATTCAAAATACAAAACACAGGAAGGCACTTTACGCTATCCATCATGGAAAGACGGGATGCGCGATTTAAGCTAA
- a CDS encoding sodium-dependent transporter, translating to MSKQSQWKTSTGFILASAGSAIGLGAMWKFPYMAGMYGGGAFLLMFLIFTILVGLPLLVMEFTIGKLGRTYTTEIYGKLTGKKWLNLIGWNGNLAVFVLFGFYSVIGGWIIIYIGIVLLQLLQILPSSLRDIQFESIISNPVYTLLGQFIFIGLTCIIVMLGVEKGLEKASKLMMPLLFICLLIIVIKALSLDGAMEGVRYLLQPRVEDITMESMLFALGQSFFALSLGTTGMITYASYAPKAMTIKTSAVTIVLMNIFISVLAGLAIFPALQTFGYKPEEGPGLLFKVLPLVFESMHLGILFYLVFLILFLFAALTSSISLLELNVSNFTRNDNQKRRPVALIVSIAVFVISIPAMLSFGTLSHVTFGAGTIFDNMDFLVSNLLMPLGALATTLVVGYLIDFNALKEGFGPDRFRLIYPWYFLIKFVLPFVILAVFILQLI from the coding sequence GTGTCTAAACAGTCACAGTGGAAAACATCTACGGGGTTCATCCTTGCAAGCGCTGGGTCTGCGATTGGCCTCGGGGCTATGTGGAAGTTTCCATACATGGCAGGTATGTATGGTGGCGGAGCGTTTTTATTGATGTTTTTAATATTCACAATACTCGTTGGTTTACCATTATTAGTGATGGAATTTACAATTGGGAAGTTAGGACGTACTTATACGACCGAAATTTATGGTAAACTCACTGGCAAAAAATGGCTTAATCTTATTGGATGGAACGGAAATTTAGCGGTCTTTGTACTGTTTGGTTTTTACAGTGTTATCGGTGGTTGGATTATTATCTATATTGGGATTGTCTTACTTCAATTACTTCAAATTTTACCCTCAAGTCTGCGAGACATACAATTCGAATCCATTATTAGTAATCCGGTTTATACTCTACTCGGTCAATTTATTTTTATCGGTTTGACTTGTATTATCGTGATGTTAGGCGTTGAAAAAGGGCTAGAAAAAGCATCGAAACTGATGATGCCCTTATTATTTATCTGTTTATTGATTATTGTCATCAAAGCATTGTCTTTAGATGGCGCGATGGAAGGGGTCCGTTATTTACTACAGCCTCGTGTGGAAGACATCACAATGGAATCCATGTTGTTTGCTTTAGGTCAATCTTTTTTCGCCCTTTCATTAGGAACAACGGGGATGATTACGTATGCGAGTTATGCGCCTAAAGCCATGACGATTAAAACATCCGCTGTAACGATTGTGCTCATGAATATCTTCATTTCCGTATTGGCAGGTTTAGCGATTTTCCCTGCCTTACAGACATTTGGCTACAAACCTGAAGAAGGTCCAGGTTTATTATTTAAAGTACTGCCGCTCGTATTTGAAAGTATGCATTTAGGAATTCTGTTTTATCTTGTCTTTTTAATTTTGTTTTTATTTGCTGCATTGACCTCATCGATTTCGTTATTAGAACTCAATGTATCTAACTTTACGCGTAACGATAATCAAAAGCGTCGTCCGGTGGCCCTCATCGTGAGTATCGCAGTTTTCGTGATTAGTATTCCGGCTATGTTGTCGTTTGGAACATTAAGCCACGTAACGTTTGGGGCAGGAACGATTTTTGATAACATGGACTTTTTAGTTTCGAATTTACTCATGCCACTCGGGGCGTTGGCGACCACGTTAGTCGTCGGTTACCTAATTGATTTTAACGCCCTAAAAGAAGGGTTTGGTCCCGACCGTTTTAGACTTATTTATCCTTGGTATTTCTTAATTAAATTTGTATTGCCGTTCGTGATTTTGGCCGTCTTTATTTTACAACTCATTTAA
- the ppdK gene encoding pyruvate, phosphate dikinase → MTKYIYAFDEGQKDMKDLLGGKGANLSEMKRLGLPVPDGFTITTEACIEYLKQSETLPEAVITQLKEQLTAFSTRTGKAFSDDQNLLLVSVRSGAKISMPGMMDTILNLGLNDDNVEKLAQKTNDARFSYDCYRRLLQMFGEVVYNIPMHAFQTYFDGYKKEHGYETDADIPAEGLKTICEKYKDVYLEEVYKPFPQDPLKQLTEAIEAVFKSWDNDRARVYRDLNDIPHDIGTAVNVQEMVFGNSGDQSGTGVAFTRNPVTGEAKLFGEYLLNAQGEDVVAGIRTPKDIQTLKDQMPHVHQEFVAVSEQLEAHYKDMQDIEFTIENEKLYILQTRNGKRTAKAAMKIAVDLVEEGVISKEEAMSKVDVKSIDTLLHPTFEEKALANAEIVSQSGLPASPGAAVGHIVFTAEEAKARAEQGENVILMRPETSPEDIEGMVASEAIVTTHGGMTSHAAVVARGMGKCCVTGCSNLEINTVEKVITYPGGTLHEGDIVSVDGANGDIYAGEVETTNAEHSDEFEQFMRWAEDIARLNVRMNAETKPDIEAGYQFNAKGIGLVRTEHMFFGAERLVEMRRFILSSDEETRIQALNQIREYQTEDFEQIFRLSGERPSIVRLLDPPLHEFLPKAGEEVTNVAQQLGISEDKLNKRIVELHETNPMLGHRGCRLAITYPELYVMQAEAIMTSVARLKAEGIACQPEIMIPLVSTVEEFTTLKSQIVESIKGIEAQSGQSLNYLIGTMIETPRACMVAGALAKECDFFSFGTNDLTQLTYGFSRDDAGKFINDYIRGGILEVDPFQTLDVNGVGVMIQNAVDQAKQAKPSIKIGVCGELGGDPKSIHHFNGMNLDYVSCSPFRVPGAILATAQSVVESGR, encoded by the coding sequence ATGACAAAATACATTTATGCTTTTGATGAGGGTCAAAAAGACATGAAGGATTTGCTTGGAGGTAAAGGGGCGAACTTATCTGAAATGAAACGCCTAGGTTTACCTGTGCCTGATGGTTTTACGATTACAACAGAAGCATGTATTGAATACTTAAAACAAAGTGAGACACTTCCTGAAGCTGTCATTACCCAATTAAAAGAACAATTAACGGCTTTTTCAACACGTACAGGTAAAGCGTTCTCAGATGATCAAAATTTACTTCTTGTTTCTGTACGGAGTGGGGCTAAAATTTCTATGCCAGGGATGATGGACACGATTTTAAACTTAGGGCTCAATGACGACAACGTTGAAAAGTTAGCGCAAAAAACAAATGACGCGCGTTTTTCTTATGACTGTTATCGTCGTTTACTTCAAATGTTTGGTGAAGTTGTCTACAACATTCCAATGCATGCGTTCCAAACATATTTTGACGGCTATAAAAAAGAACATGGCTATGAGACGGACGCAGACATTCCTGCTGAAGGTCTTAAAACCATTTGTGAAAAATATAAAGATGTCTATTTAGAAGAAGTGTATAAACCGTTCCCTCAAGATCCGTTAAAACAACTGACGGAAGCTATTGAAGCGGTATTTAAGTCTTGGGATAACGATCGTGCGCGTGTGTACCGTGATTTAAATGATATTCCGCATGACATTGGGACAGCTGTGAACGTCCAAGAGATGGTATTCGGAAATAGTGGTGACCAAAGTGGGACAGGAGTTGCGTTTACACGTAATCCAGTCACTGGAGAAGCGAAACTATTTGGTGAATATTTATTAAATGCACAAGGTGAAGATGTGGTGGCGGGTATTCGTACACCAAAAGATATTCAAACGTTAAAAGATCAAATGCCACATGTGCATCAAGAGTTTGTAGCGGTTTCTGAACAGTTAGAAGCGCATTATAAAGATATGCAAGATATTGAGTTTACTATTGAAAACGAAAAACTCTACATTTTACAAACGCGTAATGGGAAACGTACCGCGAAAGCAGCGATGAAAATTGCGGTTGATCTCGTAGAAGAAGGCGTAATTTCTAAAGAGGAAGCGATGAGCAAAGTCGATGTAAAATCGATTGATACGTTACTCCATCCGACATTTGAAGAAAAAGCACTCGCAAATGCTGAAATTGTATCGCAATCTGGTTTACCTGCAAGTCCTGGTGCCGCGGTAGGTCACATTGTGTTTACCGCAGAAGAAGCAAAAGCGCGCGCTGAACAAGGGGAAAACGTCATCTTAATGCGTCCTGAAACATCACCAGAAGATATCGAAGGCATGGTTGCGAGTGAAGCCATCGTCACAACACATGGTGGCATGACCTCTCATGCGGCGGTCGTTGCCCGTGGTATGGGAAAATGTTGTGTGACAGGATGTTCAAATTTAGAAATTAATACAGTTGAAAAAGTGATTACGTATCCAGGTGGCACATTGCACGAAGGGGATATTGTTTCTGTGGATGGTGCGAATGGTGATATTTACGCAGGAGAAGTTGAAACAACGAACGCAGAGCATAGTGACGAATTTGAGCAATTTATGCGATGGGCAGAGGATATTGCGCGTCTCAATGTGCGTATGAACGCGGAGACAAAACCAGATATTGAAGCAGGTTACCAATTTAATGCGAAAGGAATTGGACTTGTACGTACGGAGCATATGTTTTTTGGCGCTGAACGTCTCGTTGAAATGCGTCGTTTCATTTTATCTTCAGATGAAGAGACACGCATTCAAGCATTAAATCAAATACGTGAATATCAAACAGAAGATTTTGAACAAATTTTCCGTTTGTCAGGCGAACGCCCTTCAATTGTGCGCTTGTTAGATCCGCCGTTACACGAATTTTTACCAAAAGCGGGTGAAGAAGTCACAAATGTCGCGCAACAATTGGGCATTTCAGAAGACAAATTAAATAAACGTATCGTAGAGCTTCATGAAACGAATCCGATGCTCGGTCACCGGGGTTGTCGTTTAGCGATTACGTATCCAGAGTTATACGTGATGCAAGCAGAAGCCATCATGACAAGCGTTGCACGATTAAAAGCAGAAGGTATCGCGTGTCAACCTGAGATTATGATTCCGCTTGTGTCAACGGTGGAAGAGTTTACGACGCTAAAATCTCAAATTGTGGAAAGCATTAAAGGCATCGAAGCGCAATCAGGACAATCGTTAAACTACCTCATTGGCACAATGATTGAAACACCACGTGCTTGTATGGTCGCAGGTGCACTCGCAAAAGAATGTGACTTCTTTAGTTTCGGCACCAACGATTTAACGCAATTAACGTACGGGTTCTCACGTGATGATGCCGGTAAGTTTATTAATGACTATATTCGAGGAGGCATCTTAGAAGTTGACCCTTTCCAAACGCTTGATGTGAACGGTGTCGGCGTGATGATTCAAAATGCGGTCGATCAAGCAAAACAAGCGAAGCCAAGCATTAAAATTGGGGTATGTGGTGAGCTTGGCGGCGACCCTAAATCGATTCACCACTTTAATGGGATGAATCTTGATTATGTGTCATGTTCTCCATTCCGTGTACCAGGTGCGATTTTAGCGACTGCTCAAAGTGTTGTTGAAAGCGGGCGATAA